In Streptomyces sp. NBC_00569, a single genomic region encodes these proteins:
- a CDS encoding ThiF family adenylyltransferase, with product MGTTPPTATHRTATHPILKPALRRGWRDLNTVQFGVAPAHAVVLGPVDTATGTFLTLLDGTRGVALLRDEGRRLGLPDGHVDALLHRLTRAGLLDDATGGGPAFDALRKRQGVLDRLRPDLAALTVLSPEPAAGAKKLAARRSMRIQVRGTGRVGTVIASVLSAAGVGHVDVRDGGCVEPWDVAPGGLPVESVGERRDTAAYRAVRKAAPDRPPRPDRRSGPPPSQALPSSPSESQALPPAEEPALSLVIIAPRDGLSAHTPDPVAAEELIASGTPHLYAGVVEATGVVGPLVLPGGTACAGCLSLDRTDRDPTWPRLLAQWRSGRQLQVPACDLALATAVAGLTAAHALAFLDGELPSSTGARWEASAPGLDWHARPVWAHPDCSCGAGGRSKGEQTSGGGEQHDTMAG from the coding sequence ATGGGCACTACACCACCGACAGCCACGCATCGGACAGCCACGCATCCGATCCTGAAACCGGCGCTGCGACGCGGCTGGCGCGACCTCAACACCGTCCAGTTCGGCGTGGCACCCGCTCACGCCGTCGTACTCGGCCCGGTCGACACCGCGACCGGCACCTTCCTCACCCTCCTCGACGGAACCCGCGGCGTGGCTCTTCTACGCGACGAAGGCCGCCGGCTGGGACTCCCCGACGGCCATGTCGACGCCCTGCTCCATCGGCTGACCAGGGCCGGGCTGCTCGACGACGCCACCGGCGGCGGCCCGGCATTCGACGCGCTCCGCAAGCGCCAAGGAGTCCTCGACCGACTCCGCCCCGACCTCGCGGCCCTCACCGTCCTGTCCCCCGAACCAGCCGCAGGAGCAAAGAAGTTGGCGGCCCGCCGCAGCATGCGGATCCAGGTCCGGGGAACCGGCCGTGTCGGGACCGTCATCGCGTCCGTCCTGTCCGCCGCCGGCGTCGGCCACGTCGACGTGCGCGACGGGGGCTGCGTCGAACCGTGGGACGTCGCCCCGGGCGGACTCCCCGTCGAGTCCGTCGGAGAACGCCGTGACACGGCCGCGTACCGAGCCGTACGCAAGGCCGCCCCCGACCGCCCACCCCGCCCCGACCGCCGCTCCGGCCCACCCCCGTCCCAAGCCCTCCCCTCATCCCCCTCAGAGAGCCAAGCCCTGCCCCCGGCCGAGGAACCGGCCCTCTCCCTCGTGATCATCGCCCCGCGCGACGGCCTGTCCGCCCACACCCCCGACCCTGTGGCCGCCGAAGAACTCATCGCCTCGGGCACACCCCACCTCTACGCCGGAGTGGTCGAAGCCACCGGAGTCGTGGGCCCCTTGGTACTGCCCGGCGGCACCGCCTGCGCCGGCTGCCTCTCGCTGGACCGCACGGACCGCGACCCGACCTGGCCCCGGCTGCTCGCCCAATGGCGTTCCGGACGTCAACTCCAGGTACCCGCATGCGACCTGGCGCTCGCCACGGCCGTTGCCGGACTCACGGCAGCACACGCACTGGCCTTCCTCGACGGCGAACTGCCGTCCAGCACCGGCGCGCGCTGGGAGGCGTCGGCTCCCGGACTCGACTGGCACGCCCGCCCGGTATGGGCGCATCCGGACTGCTCATGCGGAGCAGGTGGGAGAAGTAAGGGGGAGCAGACCTCCGGGGGCGGAGAGCAGCACGACACAATGGCCGGGTAA
- a CDS encoding ABC1 kinase family protein encodes MSDLPRKAVTRTAKLAALPLGFAGRATWGLGKRIGGKSAEIVGRELQQRTADQLFKVLGELKGGAMKFGQAMSVFESALPEEVAGPYRAALTKLQEAAPPMPTKTVHAVLAERLGDDWLENFQEFEDKPAAAASIGQVHRAIWHDGREVAVKVQYPGAGEALLSDLNQLGRFARLLGPLIPGMDIKPLITELRDRVSEELDYGLEAQAQRACAEEFADDPDVHVPDVVHQCDQVLITEWIDGTPLSEVIIDGTDEQRDRAGQLLARFLFSGPARTSLLHADPHPGNFRLLPDEKDGWRLGVLDFGTVDRLPGGLPETIGTSLRMTLAGNAEAVYELLRTEGFVKETIDLDPDAVLAYLLPIIEPALVDEFTFTRGWMRSQAARIADLRSPAHQLGKQLNLPPSYLLIHRVTLSTIGVLCQLGATVRLRDELERWLPGFLAADEEPDDETAGAVAHGTIEGTAGRTTDDATEDTAVGTAEGRAVGTAVGTVEDITAEAVASAGPTEGAGTIEGASAAEA; translated from the coding sequence ATGTCTGATCTTCCCCGGAAGGCGGTAACCCGTACTGCCAAACTGGCCGCGCTGCCACTCGGCTTCGCCGGGCGCGCGACCTGGGGCCTAGGCAAACGGATCGGCGGGAAGTCGGCCGAGATCGTCGGGCGGGAACTGCAACAGCGCACGGCGGACCAGCTCTTCAAGGTTCTCGGAGAGCTCAAGGGCGGCGCCATGAAGTTCGGGCAGGCCATGTCCGTCTTCGAATCCGCCCTCCCCGAGGAGGTCGCGGGCCCGTACCGCGCCGCGCTGACCAAACTCCAGGAAGCCGCGCCCCCGATGCCCACCAAGACGGTCCACGCCGTCCTCGCGGAACGGCTCGGCGACGACTGGCTGGAGAACTTCCAGGAGTTCGAGGACAAGCCCGCGGCAGCCGCATCGATAGGGCAGGTCCACCGCGCCATCTGGCACGACGGCCGCGAGGTCGCCGTCAAGGTGCAGTACCCAGGAGCCGGCGAGGCCCTGCTGTCCGACCTGAACCAACTCGGCCGCTTCGCCCGCCTCCTCGGCCCCCTGATCCCCGGCATGGACATCAAGCCGCTCATCACGGAACTACGCGACCGGGTGTCCGAAGAACTCGACTACGGGCTGGAGGCACAGGCCCAACGGGCCTGCGCGGAAGAGTTCGCCGACGATCCCGATGTGCACGTACCCGACGTGGTGCACCAGTGCGACCAGGTCCTCATCACCGAATGGATAGACGGAACACCGCTCTCCGAGGTGATCATCGACGGCACCGACGAGCAACGGGACCGGGCAGGACAGCTCCTCGCCCGCTTCCTGTTCTCGGGCCCGGCCCGCACCAGCCTGCTCCACGCCGATCCGCACCCGGGAAACTTCCGGCTGCTGCCCGACGAGAAGGACGGCTGGCGACTGGGAGTGCTCGACTTCGGCACCGTGGACCGGCTCCCCGGCGGCCTCCCCGAGACCATCGGCACCTCACTGCGTATGACCCTGGCGGGCAACGCGGAAGCGGTCTACGAACTGCTGCGCACCGAGGGCTTCGTCAAGGAGACGATCGACCTCGACCCCGACGCGGTGCTCGCGTACCTGCTGCCGATCATCGAGCCGGCCCTGGTCGACGAGTTCACCTTCACCCGCGGCTGGATGCGCAGCCAGGCCGCACGCATCGCCGACCTCCGCTCCCCCGCCCACCAGCTCGGCAAGCAGCTGAACCTGCCGCCCTCCTACCTCCTGATACATCGCGTGACCCTCAGCACCATCGGAGTCCTGTGCCAACTCGGCGCGACGGTACGGCTACGGGACGAACTGGAGAGGTGGCTACCGGGCTTCCTGGCGGCCGACGAGGAGCCGGACGACGAGACGGCAGGCGCCGTGGCTCACGGCACGATCGAGGGCACGGCCGGCAGGACAACCGACGACGCGACCGAGGACACGGCCGTCGGCACGGCCGAGGGCAGGGCGGTCGGCACGGCCGTCGGCACGGTTGAAGACATCACCGCGGAAGCAGTCGCGAGCGCGGGGCCGACCGAGGGTGCGGGGACGATCGAGGGCGCCTCGGCTGCTGAGGCGTGA
- a CDS encoding WhiB family transcriptional regulator, which translates to MQLEAHAPSVPPSDTLPPPGLTEDSTLNPLTTLTALDDAIENLGVPVPCRAYDPEVFFAESPADVEYAKSLCRTCPLVEACLAGAKERREPWGVWGGELFVQGVVVARKRPRGRPRKNPVAA; encoded by the coding sequence GTGCAACTCGAAGCGCACGCCCCGTCAGTACCGCCTTCAGACACTCTCCCCCCGCCCGGTCTCACGGAGGACTCCACCTTGAACCCCCTGACTACGCTCACCGCGCTCGACGACGCCATCGAGAACCTCGGCGTACCCGTCCCCTGCCGTGCCTACGACCCCGAGGTCTTCTTCGCGGAGTCGCCGGCGGACGTCGAGTACGCCAAGTCCCTCTGCCGCACCTGCCCGCTCGTCGAGGCCTGCCTCGCCGGCGCCAAGGAGCGGCGTGAGCCCTGGGGCGTCTGGGGCGGCGAGCTGTTCGTCCAGGGCGTCGTCGTAGCCCGGAAGCGGCCGCGTGGCCGCCCGCGCAAGAACCCGGTCGCGGCATGA
- a CDS encoding TerD family protein — protein MAREFQRGHKARISDLTAGTDLYVGVQITGPGLTFDISCFGLDADERLSDDRYFVFFNQPKSPEESIQLLGAQAGDSESFRVTLDRIPANIQKLSFTATIDGAGQMSQIAPGYVRIVAGGEEVARYSFNGTEFSTERAVMLGDFYLKDVWRFAAVGQGFDGGLDALLKNFGGEVAEEEPAAAPPQQSGAPSFAPPAQAAAPPAFGAPATPAPAQQGYAPPQGATPPPAPAPAPPPVHAAPTIIAPLATPPGTMQPPAAPTPHAPPIGQVPGQTAPPPPGYGQPTAPPGYGQQPQAPTPPPGYGQPTAPPGYGQQPPGQFPGQQGAPSPYGAPQGVPQGGGAPGVAAALSAFREAPTGQRWTLQNKKLIRVDLGASDQPVLARQGSMVLYQGKVEFSYKGAGFAGRIVGNATGQEMQLMRCTGRGQVFLAEEATHLHPIELQGDAICVSAESVLAFDESLQHEVRRIEGHGIPGGALFVMQFQGTGTVVVKTHGTPVVLPVTPTTFADCNAVVAWSAAAQAIVSSQVRMRYNAYPGHSGESVNLQFRGAPGNFIVVQPFEV, from the coding sequence ATGGCCAGGGAATTCCAACGCGGCCACAAGGCCAGGATCAGTGACCTCACCGCGGGCACCGATCTGTACGTAGGCGTGCAGATCACGGGGCCCGGGCTGACCTTCGACATCAGCTGCTTCGGTCTTGACGCCGACGAACGGCTCTCGGACGACCGGTATTTCGTCTTCTTCAACCAGCCGAAGTCGCCCGAGGAGTCGATTCAGCTTCTCGGTGCGCAGGCCGGCGACAGCGAGTCCTTCCGCGTCACCCTCGACCGGATCCCGGCGAACATCCAGAAGCTCTCGTTCACCGCGACGATCGACGGTGCGGGACAGATGTCGCAGATCGCCCCCGGATACGTACGGATCGTCGCGGGTGGCGAAGAGGTCGCCCGCTATTCGTTCAACGGCACGGAGTTCTCGACCGAACGTGCCGTGATGCTGGGCGACTTCTATCTGAAGGACGTCTGGCGGTTCGCGGCCGTCGGGCAGGGCTTCGACGGTGGACTCGACGCGCTGCTGAAGAACTTCGGCGGTGAGGTCGCCGAGGAGGAGCCCGCCGCCGCGCCGCCGCAGCAGTCCGGTGCGCCGTCGTTCGCGCCGCCCGCGCAGGCCGCGGCGCCACCCGCGTTCGGCGCGCCCGCGACGCCCGCGCCCGCGCAGCAGGGATACGCGCCGCCGCAGGGAGCCACGCCGCCGCCCGCGCCCGCCCCGGCCCCGCCGCCGGTGCACGCCGCGCCGACGATCATCGCGCCGCTGGCCACACCGCCCGGCACCATGCAGCCGCCGGCCGCGCCCACCCCGCACGCGCCGCCCATCGGACAGGTGCCCGGTCAGACCGCGCCCCCGCCGCCGGGCTACGGTCAGCCGACCGCGCCTCCCGGCTACGGGCAGCAGCCCCAGGCGCCGACCCCGCCGCCGGGCTACGGTCAGCCGACCGCGCCTCCCGGCTACGGGCAGCAGCCGCCCGGTCAGTTCCCCGGCCAGCAGGGCGCTCCGTCGCCGTACGGGGCACCTCAGGGTGTGCCGCAGGGCGGAGGTGCTCCCGGTGTCGCCGCCGCGCTCTCGGCGTTCCGCGAGGCGCCCACCGGTCAGCGGTGGACCCTGCAGAACAAGAAGCTGATCCGCGTCGACCTCGGCGCCAGCGACCAGCCGGTGCTCGCCCGTCAGGGCAGCATGGTGCTCTATCAGGGCAAGGTCGAGTTCAGTTACAAGGGCGCGGGCTTCGCCGGCCGGATCGTGGGCAACGCGACCGGCCAGGAGATGCAGCTGATGCGCTGCACCGGCCGCGGCCAGGTCTTCCTCGCGGAAGAGGCCACACATCTGCACCCCATCGAGCTCCAGGGCGACGCGATCTGCGTATCAGCGGAGAGCGTGCTGGCGTTCGACGAGAGCCTCCAGCACGAGGTGCGCCGGATCGAGGGGCACGGCATTCCCGGCGGCGCCCTGTTCGTCATGCAGTTCCAGGGCACGGGCACGGTCGTCGTCAAGACGCACGGCACGCCCGTCGTGCTGCCCGTGACACCGACGACGTTCGCCGACTGCAACGCGGTCGTCGCCTGGTCGGCCGCCGCGCAGGCGATCGTGTCCAGCCAGGTGCGCATGCGCTACAACGCCTACCCGGGACACAGCGGGGAGAGCGTGAACCTCCAGTTCCGGGGTGCGCCAGGGAACTTCATCGTCGTCCAGCCGTTCGAGGTCTGA
- a CDS encoding M48 metallopeptidase family protein, translating into MPADPLHRATNTQRSTTSPPPSGPRASAVEVRRSARRRRTVSAYREGDRTVVLIPARMSEAEEKRWVNVMLDKLAAQESKRVLGDAELAERAERLSEQCFEGRARPTSVRWVTNQNTRWGSCTPSEGSIRLSHRLQGMPEYVVDYVLVHELAHLLVPGHGPRFWRLLEAYPRTERARGYLEGVVAADRLPHLPAAREE; encoded by the coding sequence GTGCCCGCCGACCCACTGCACCGTGCCACGAACACGCAGCGCAGCACGACCAGCCCGCCGCCGAGCGGCCCGAGGGCGAGCGCGGTGGAGGTCCGCAGGAGCGCCCGGCGACGCCGGACGGTCTCCGCGTATCGCGAGGGTGACCGGACCGTCGTCCTCATTCCGGCCCGTATGTCGGAGGCCGAGGAGAAGCGCTGGGTCAACGTCATGCTCGACAAGCTGGCCGCGCAGGAGAGCAAGCGGGTCCTGGGGGACGCGGAGCTCGCCGAGCGGGCGGAGCGGCTGTCCGAGCAGTGCTTCGAAGGCCGGGCCCGTCCCACGTCCGTGCGCTGGGTGACGAATCAGAACACGCGTTGGGGGTCGTGCACGCCGTCCGAGGGCAGCATCCGGCTGTCGCACCGGCTGCAGGGAATGCCGGAGTACGTCGTCGACTACGTACTCGTACACGAGTTGGCGCATCTGCTGGTGCCGGGGCACGGGCCGCGGTTCTGGCGTCTCCTTGAGGCGTATCCGCGCACGGAGCGGGCGCGGGGCTATCTCGAGGGTGTCGTCGCGGCCGACCGTCTGCCGCACCTGCCGGCCGCCCGCGAAGAGTGA